AGCCGTTCTGTTCTTGTTCAGCACAGCTACTAGTTTATCAGCAGGGTTATCGGTCACATTTGCTGCAACTGTTCCAAACAATAGCAGTAAGTTTTCGATTCAAGCCTACATGAAGAAAGGGATTACTTCATACTCtcaagaagaaaaacaaaaatacagAAACTCATCAATCAAAAGGAAAGGGCAAACACTGTTAGAGAAGTGACACGCAGGTGTAACTTCGAACCACAGTTTTGAACAACGAAAAGCTGCAGATTAGTTACAGATCTGAACTTAGAGATGTTCGTGGCCGTTAATTGAAGTTGCCAATCAATTGTTTAGGTCAGAATGGAGAGACCCAGTAGCATTACATTCGCAAATGaccaaataaataaaagctCCCACGTCAAATGCAGATCAATTACAACATACCCAGAAGAGAATCTTCAAATCTAGAACCAAAAAATGCAGTATATACACAAAAACTTGAAACCATAAGCTTCAAGAAACAGAAATGGCCACTGAAACAAAAAGAATGAGCAAGTGGGTGTGAGAAGAACTTCGACTTACAATCTCCTGCAGAAAAAACAGAGACGAACAGGGCAGAAAACAAGAGATACCACAGAATCTTGGTCGCCATTGCAGCTGTCTTAcagagagaagagagagagagagattaagaaatgaagaaaaagtgAGATTGAAGCGAAGGAGAGACTTGTGTTTTACTCAAAGGCAGCGGCCATTGAATCGGCTGAGTGAGTGACAGCCAATAACCACAAACTGGCAGAAGGCTTCTTCAAGGCCCAAACCAAACAGATCGGCTGCAGCAATGAAATCAACATTGCCCAATGACACAAATAGCCTCAAAATCAAAGACAAACCGTTTTGTTTTGTTAACAACACTTTCACGTGTGTTGGTTCCTGAGGTCTTGTCGGTGGCTGTTCGATTATTTCTCAAACAAAGCTGTCTCATACGTCCTAATCTACCTTCTCCATTATAATATTCCATCTCTGCTTTTGAATATCCGAACAAATTTGTTGCGTGGATGTGCTCAAAGTTCAGTGTCGGCACCACAACAATGACCCATTTCAGATTTTTCCATAAAAGAGCTAGCTTTTTAAACTCTTAAAACTTTGGATCTTTCCATTTTATAATCGCTCAACCAATATCAGTTGAATGTTAAAATCGTACTAAAATCAAGGGATCAATTGTATTAAGCTGTGATTTTGAGAGAACAGTGGCAGtaataaacataataatagGATGAATGAATCGCATAAGAGCAAAGAAACCGAATTGTTATCGATAGAGAATTAATAATAATGTGTTCTCAATCATTCATTCTTAATCTCTCTCATAGACACTGCAAAACTGAATTAAAGATGGAAGGCTAACTTAGTAGGTAGCAATATAGACAGAAGATAACTTATTTTTTCTTAAGGTGTCACAAAGATAACTAACTATATACCCCAAGCAGACGGAAGCTGACAGAATTCAGAACCATCCATATACATAAAGTGACGAAACTCGAGTCATCTCCAAGACTCGAAATTAACAAGTGCGAGGAAATTTTTGTAGGGAAAAGAAGAATTAATCATGTCGGAGACAGACTGCTGAAGATCCGCTTCAAACTTGGGCAAGCAATACGCAGTTGTACCATGCTAATTGAGGAGATCTACAAGTAGAAATATTTTAAAGTCAGCCAAGTAACATCATGTTATTGCCAAAACTATCAAATAATAAGGAGAAAAATGGGGACACCCCTCACCTTTGGACAAAAACGGACATCCAACGTCTCGAGCATGCTACATTTCGATACTGCAGCTACAACCACTTCTTCCTCGATGTTGCAAGACTAGGAAAACACAGATCTAGTTAGCCTCATACAACAACTCATATGCACCTCCTAGCTcccatttcttctttcttaagTTTGAAACCAAAGTATTTTTTACACAACAGTAAAAAGTAAACAACtataataaaagttaaaagCGAAGAGGGGGATGAAAACAAAATCGGGGTCCTTAAAACCAGAGGCCTATAGACCTATGCGGAGgcggaggggggggggggggggggggggttcaAGGTGGGTATTCAACCCGTCATTGACCAAGTTCTTATAATGTGGACGTGTGAGTTGTAATCTGTCTTGACCCCATTTTTTGTCCAATTTATCCCCTGCTGTTGGTTTCAGTTTGCTTGGAGGCTATTCAGAGTAGACTAGTATATTAATATTAACATCCGAAACTtacatggaaaaaaaaaaagaaatacctGAAGAAAGAGGCTGGTCAACCTCGGGCAGTCAAGTTTCAAAACTTCCAAAGAGCAACAATTACTAAATCACAAAAACACGGATTTAGCATAGAGTTGACCCCCAAATGAAAAAAAGTAATTGTTAAGGGAGGGTGGGGAGTGGAGTATAACCTCAAGTTCAGAAAGCATAGGTTGTAACAAGAAACGTCAACTTCCTTGAGATTCGACGACAGTGATAGGTTTAATGATGATAAATGAAAACAACGTGCAGCTGGAGGAATGAGAACCTTTCTGATATTCGGACAACCTACACAGTTAAGGTTCTGTAGCAAACGGTTTGGCTGTGCAACTGGTTCCTCGATCTCATCAAAAGTGGCCTGACCAAGAGGAATTGGGATGACGGACAATGAAAGCTGTCCAATGCTACAACCCCAATTTAGATCGTGCATGTTCACACACCCATTTAAGCTCACATGAGTCAAGTGCGTGCAACAAGCAAGAAGCTCTTCTATGGCAGACTGACAAAGTGTCCCGTAAGATAAATCTAACTCTTGAAGAGCTGGAAGAGCGCCTTCCTTATAAAGAGGCTCCAGCGATGAGTCAGTTAAATACTTACAAGCTTGTAGTTTCAATACCTTCATTAAGAACACACAAAGGAGAAGGCATCAATAAAACAGAAGATCAGACGGAGGTCATGATAATATTGAGTAAATTTTAAATTGCCTAAACAGCAATATATTTATCAAAAAGGTACCTTAAGTTGTATACAAGACTCAAAAACTGGTTGCAAGTTCATCAAAAAGGTGTATGATAAATCAAGCACAACCAACTTCAGAAGGCATCGCAGAGAGTAAAGTCCCTCCGAACCAACAGATGGACATGACATCAGTATTAATGACTCAATCTGGGGACATGAGGCAGTCGTGGCAGACAAACACTCGTCTTTCAGTTGGCTGCAAGGAAAAAAGAACTCAGTGACATAAGCAACCAATATCTCCATCAAATAGAAGGTTGCATCCAAATAATCATAGGAAACTAACCCACAAAAGGAGGCATCCAATGATGTTAGACGAGGACAATTGATGGCTGCCTCAGACAATCCACCACAACCTTTTAGCTCAAGTAAATCCATACGAGGGGCCTCAAGTTTTAATTCGTTCAATTTGGGACAGATTCCCAGGTTTAGAGACCGCAGACCCACCTTAAACAGAGAGAGGAAAGAAGAAACCCCAATCCTTAGCACTGTGGAGAATATTTATAGTGGCCGAGAAAAAACCACAATTGGTCAGTTTCACATACCGGGGAAAATGATGCTCTTTCAAGATGATCACAGCCGTCTAGAGAAACCTGTTCAAGATTAGGACATTGAAGTTCAAGTGAAGTGATTGCCCGGCAACCAACAAGGGAAAGACTGCCTAAAGAACTGCTACAGAATCGAACAGCAGTCAAACTCTGAGCAAAAGAAACATGTTCACATCAGAAATCAATGGAAAGCCAACCAAATAATTTGCAGACTATGGAATCACAAGAACTAATACCATGATACTGATGGGAAACACTAAGCAACTTACCTCGCAGTTATCAAGAACAAGTGATTTCAACATAGGGCATCCACCACCATCACTAAAAACCTCACAAATAGAATTCGTTAGAGATTCACAATCTGTGAGGTCCACATCCTGCAGACTAGGGCACTGCAAAACCAATTTGGCCAAGCTCTCTTGTTTCTTCAACACTAATTTCTGCAAGTCCACAAAAGTACAGTGCAATGTTCTTTTAAACCCCTATAAGATGATAAGGAAGAAAACTTTAAGAATAATTACGACATACTTGAAGTAAATTGGAAGTAATGTTGATCCGGTGAAGTGATGGACAATTAGAGACCATTATGGATGATAATTTAACACTCTGCAAACTCAAGTCCGAGAATCTGCAAGAATAGCGAAACAGATTCAGCACAAGGAAAAGAATTGAAGGCTCAGTACAAAAGTATTtctaaatgaaattaatcacGTGATAGAAGCTACAAGTAGCTCGGAGATGAGAAGACATACTTGCGGCAATGGACAAGTCTGATATTCTGTAAATGAGGAAGATCCAGACAAACAGAAGTCAAAAGACTGCAATTATCAAGCTCCAAAACCTGCAATAAGTCTCCATACCATTTTCAACTAATTCAGATACAGCATTAAACAACTAGAAActagaaaaagagaaaataggTTATTCCAAACCTTCAAACTAGAACTATTAGATATTGCAGTCATTGAAGCTGATGTGATTCCCTCACAGCTGTGAAGCTTAAGCACGGTCAGCATTGTCAGTCTTACggacttcaaaaaaaaaaagaaaaagaaccaaAATATCAGGAAAAAAAGGTCTGAAGGGAAAAACAGTCACTTGGCTCAAAATTTAACTAAAATGGTATTCCACCTCCAGAGATATATTTGGGCAGTATGATGCATTCAGAAGCTGAAGATTTGGGCAGCTTCCAGAAATTTCACGTAATGTCTCATCACTCACACATGAACAATTAGACATATCAAGAGATTCCAACTGCGGGCATGAAATTGCGGCCGAGCGAATTGCAGCATCTGAGAGCTTGTGACAAGAGCCTATATCCAGGTCACGAAGAAGGGGGCAGTTAAGAACAGCCTGTGCCATGTTGCTGCGCTTCAAGGATAATGTTTCAAGTTGTGGACATCTGCAAGAACGCATGCTTTAgacccaaaataaaaaaagttcgACAATTAAATACATTTAGCATTAAGATATATAGACAGTACCAACCTAACAGATATGCGTATAACACGGCATTTAGTAAGATGAAGATGACGCAGTCTGTCATGGCTTATAGGTATCTCTTGTGTAACATTAACTAGCGTAGAATCATTGACAGTCAGACTCTTCAACAAATGGCAATCAGCAAGGGCGTGGAAAAAGTTATCTGCCAGCTGTCCTCGTCCCAGAGTTAGAACCTCCAGATTTCTGAGACAGTAATAAAACAATGAACACAAGCAAGAAGATTCAGCATCaggaaaaatgaaaacaaaacaaaacaaaattgtGATCATTACCTTAAAGAAGAAACTGCTTTCATGGCAAGCAAGTGAACAGCTGGTACACCAGATATGTTGACTTCTGTGGCATTTGGATATCTTCCACACATATCCTCAACTGCAGTAAGAATTTACAATCAATTAACTAAATAGCTCCAAAACAGAATAATATTAAAGAGTAAGCAACACAGAATACGATTGGGCATTTGTTAATACACAGGCAAAAAGAAATACAACCAGATAAATTTATATTGTATGGACGGCAGAAAGAAAATGTGGCTGAATAAAAGTAGGTTAAATGTGAAATATAATTGAAAATGTTGCATTGGCACTGACACCAAGAATCCAAGACCATTATAGATATTTGTCACATCCTGTGTCATTTATACAGTTAAAATAGCATGCAAGAAGTTCtttccctatatatatatatgtattcaaaaaaaaatttgagagaAAAATCATAATGGGTATCAAACACGAGTTCCAAATATGTAACAGTCCATGATTTGAAGGTTTTTAACAACATTTCATGAGTACTAAAGACATTCCAGACTGGAATGCTGGATCCTACATGTTTTGAAGTTGCAACATAATATATCACCTTTATTTCCAAGAGacaaccaaaattttaaaaatcatcCCATTCTCCTATCAACTATTGTAGaaaatagaaggaaaaaagCAGAAACCAACTACTTGAAAAACATCACCTACATTGTTCCATGGATATATTcctattttcaaaattcaaacacCTCCAGAAGTCTTCATGAGCACTAGCAGCTTGCCATTGCCTGCAAACTATAGCAGCTCGGCAAAGATTGATGTGATCCAAGAAGGAGAAAACCTGATATCAATTATGAAATAACTTCAACTCAATAAAAAATCCAAGAAATCAATAGATAAGCAAGACAGCAATCATAAATCTCTGGAGATGCATACCATATGCAGCAAATCATCTGTAAGATCCATCCTTACTTCAAATCCTTCTGATTTACAGGTGTCATTCTCATTGATCCCATCATCTCTAC
This region of Cucumis melo cultivar AY chromosome 7, USDA_Cmelo_AY_1.0, whole genome shotgun sequence genomic DNA includes:
- the LOC103493700 gene encoding F-box/LRR-repeat protein 15, yielding MTIWCCLCFTVGEEEEEEDEREREEEVKKEEGEMKPMMREEVFENQDDSDRIVRNGDDSQGSNPLASAVDDVPERHGSDQLRLFEDMVRAMHDGGDGGAHCHWDDELRGGGAGGGVINPWNLSFGIMHQSEGGESSSASALPLSSMAETSIEERDRDAHHKRAKVHSKFIESSFATPWPLGAGNPMREFDFIHGSSSIMSRNEFLYHASTSSRIDADKDLESSFGRDDGINENDTCKSEGFEVRMDLTDDLLHMVFSFLDHINLCRAAIVCRQWQAASAHEDFWRCLNFENRNISMEQFEDMCGRYPNATEVNISGVPAVHLLAMKAVSSLRNLEVLTLGRGQLADNFFHALADCHLLKSLTVNDSTLVNVTQEIPISHDRLRHLHLTKCRVIRISVRCPQLETLSLKRSNMAQAVLNCPLLRDLDIGSCHKLSDAAIRSAAISCPQLESLDMSNCSCVSDETLREISGSCPNLQLLNASYCPNISLESVRLTMLTVLKLHSCEGITSASMTAISNSSSLKVLELDNCSLLTSVCLDLPHLQNIRLVHCRKFSDLSLQSVKLSSIMVSNCPSLHRINITSNLLQKLVLKKQESLAKLVLQCPSLQDVDLTDCESLTNSICEVFSDGGGCPMLKSLVLDNCESLTAVRFCSSSLGSLSLVGCRAITSLELQCPNLEQVSLDGCDHLERASFSPVGLRSLNLGICPKLNELKLEAPRMDLLELKGCGGLSEAAINCPRLTSLDASFCGQLKDECLSATTASCPQIESLILMSCPSVGSEGLYSLRCLLKLVVLDLSYTFLMNLQPVFESCIQLKVLKLQACKYLTDSSLEPLYKEGALPALQELDLSYGTLCQSAIEELLACCTHLTHVSLNGCVNMHDLNWGCSIGQLSLSVIPIPLGQATFDEIEEPVAQPNRLLQNLNCVGCPNIRKVLIPPAARCFHLSSLNLSLSSNLKEVDVSCYNLCFLNLSNCCSLEVLKLDCPRLTSLFLQSCNIEEEVVVAAVSKCSMLETLDVRFCPKISSISMVQLRIACPSLKRIFSSLSPT